The following proteins are co-located in the Anoplopoma fimbria isolate UVic2021 breed Golden Eagle Sablefish chromosome 18, Afim_UVic_2022, whole genome shotgun sequence genome:
- the LOC129107266 gene encoding LOW QUALITY PROTEIN: bromo adjacent homology domain-containing 1 protein (The sequence of the model RefSeq protein was modified relative to this genomic sequence to represent the inferred CDS: inserted 8 bases in 6 codons), whose translation MTHARQKGSLRPSDAAANWWDSCPRWPHGGAMGDALPERSLRFGRTKKISEVIKKKKVMAKRVDDKRGXTEKSDQNRKLDRRREKKRDRKSYPLRGRAAGPDGEGLSCHVLLTRLEESIREKESSGGRDACLKPKPKKVKSVERKEAKSSPKTKSKSNSPSRGECINVLQPRKRRLASLNAEAVNSLLLERANETQTAAKQARRQEEPTNGGTSLDANPARGGVAGGLKAARGSISKTSTSHKQDRCQSSKQIKKAKAIRAQIQSQESLDAPAPRRLAGLNAAALLKLTSSSATSKQRVKNAPTATVTSECKAPTAASTPKQXPRVKHKGRSQKQSGRKVAPVHSGCTACKKKADFEPKVEWETGSCTRRLTKPGYQSRSMLAYPLKQVKEEQLETELSPYYCCXPEGSVEYCHRLAFFLGQQPYGXSDEPPLTSALTPVKHECLVTSPPLTHSHPHPHTALTLSPHPCLCTADHCFSSYYVHIAHPTHTGTTSASLAPRPLNFAPSGLCPDRMSGSKLLGPRVSHGSGLAHPAYCNSVASPCYGDACGIGGYTYSAMPPVASRGCSFSTGCTGCTHGIKTEGYSSPQGDHSPSLLXPPSLPISSCPLSTVPSSTQTQPHLLTPLSGRDQPQARLKLATECPQGNEPATGSLSMGRTRLTHKQPSPLPSFGSAKQKRVSRRRATNGWRPVGMPTERDVFIAGEDETAPRQCYEGVQRDGEVIHVRDTVLLRSGPRKKSLPYVAKISALWEDPKTGELMMSLFWYYRPEHTQGGRDPSTHCENEIFASRHQDENSVACIEDRCYVLPLAQYCRFCALVKRRAEGAPPGSTSVVPCRPDFXPPSHRCVPTDVDPELVYLCRHVYDFRFGRILKNLQ comes from the exons ATGACTCACGCGAGGCAGAAGGGTTCCCTCAGGCCGAGCGACGCTGCTGCCAATTGGTGGGACAGCTGCCCTCGTTGGCCACATGGTGGCGCTATGGGCGACGCCTTGCCTGAGCGCTCACTTCGATTCGGGAGGACGAAGAAGATAAGTGAGGTcatcaagaaaaagaaagtcatgGCTAAGAGGGTGGACGACAAGAGAG GGACGGAAAAATCGGACCAGAACAGAAAACTGGACCGGAGGCGCGAGAAGAAACGGGACAGGAAGTCGTATCCTCTGCGGGGGCGGGCCGCGGGTCCAGACGGGGAGGGGCTTAGCTGTCACGTCCTCCTCACCCGATTGGAGGAGAGCATCCGAGAGAAGGAGAGCTCTGGAGGAAGGGATGCGTGTCTCAAACCCAAACCCAAAAAGGTGAAAAGCGTCGAAAGAAAAGAGGCGAAGTCATCACCAAAAACCAAATCAAAGTCAAACAGCCCAAGTCGTGGCGAGTGTATTAATGTTCTGCAACCTCGCAAGCGCAGGCTGGCCTCTCTCAATGCCGAGGCGGTCAACAGTCTACTGCTTGAAAGAGCAAATGAGACGCAGACGGCGGCTAAGCAGGCCAGGAGACAGGAAGAGCCCACAAATGGAGGGACATCCCTGGATGCAAATCCAGCCAGAGGGGGTGTCGCTGGAGGTCTGAAGGCCGCACGAGGAAGCATCAGTAAAACCTCCACGTCTCACAAACAGGACCGGTGCCAAAGCTCCAAGCAGATCAAGAAGGCCAAAGCCATCCGAGCACAGATTCAGAGTCAGGAGAGTCTGGACGCCCCGGCTCCCAGACGACTGGCTGGACTCAACGCCGCCGCCCTCCTGAAGTTAACCAGCTCCTCCGCTACCAGCAAACAGAGAGTAAAGAACGCACCCACGGCGACTGTAACGTCAGAGTGCAAGGCTCCCACCGCGGCCTCGACCCCAAAAC CCCCCAGGGTCAAACACAAGGGGCGCTCACAAAAGCAGAGCGGGAGGAAAGTGGCGCCGGTGCACAGCGGCTGCACGGCCTGCAAGAAGAAGGCGGACTTTGAGCCCAAAGTGGAGTGGGAGACCGGCAGCTGCACCCGTCGGCTGACCAAACCGGGCTACCAGTCCCGCAGCATGCTGGCGTACCCGCTGAAGCAAGtgaaggaggagcagctggagacgGAGCTGAGCCCGTACTACTGCTG CCCCGAGGGCTCGGTGGAGTACTGCCACCGCTTGGCCTTCTTCCTGGGCCAGCAGCCCTACG GATCGGACGAGCCGCCGCTGACCTCGGCCCTGACCCCTGTGAAGCACGAGTGCCTGGTGACCTCGCCGCCCCTGACGCATTCCCACCCCCACCCGCACACGGCCCTCACCCTCAGCCCCCACCCGTGCCTCTGCACCGCCGACCACTGCTTCTCCAGCTACTACGTCCACATCGCCCACCCGACGCACACTGGAACGACGTCAGCGAGCCTGGCCCCGCGGCCTCTGAACTTTGCCCCCTCCGGTTTGTGCCCCGATCGGATGTCCGGCTCCAAGCTGCTGGGGCCGCGGGTGTCCCACGGCTCGGGGCTCGCCCACCCGGCTTACTGCAACTCTGTGGCGTCGCCCTGTTACGGCGACGCCTGCGGGATCGGTGGCTACACCTACAGTGCAATGCCTCCCGTCGCCAGCAGGGGTTGTTCCTTCAGTACAGGATGCACTGGATGCACACACGGCATCAAAACAG aGGGTTACTCCTCCCCTCAGGGTGACCACAGCCCCTCCCTCC GCCCCCCCTCCCTGCCCATCTCCAGCTGCCCTCTCTCCACCGTGCCCTCCTCCACCCAGACCCAACCCCACCTGCTGACCCCGCTGTCGGGCCGAGACCAGCCCCAGGCCCGTTTAAAGCTGGCCACTGAATGCCCGCAAGGAAACGAGCCCGCCACCGGCTCCCTGTCCATGGGACGCACTCGGCTGACCCACAAACAGCCGTCGCCTCTGCCGAGCTTCGGAAGCGCCAAGCAGAAGAGAGTCAGCCGCAGACGAGCCACCAACGGCTGGAGGCCTGTTGGTATGCCGACGGAGAGGGATGTCTTCATTGCG GGAGAGGATGAGACGGCCCCGCGGCAGTGTTACGAAGGAGTGCAGAGAGACGGCGAGGTGATCCACGTCAGAGACACCGTGCTGCTCCGATCGGGACCCAGGAAGAAATCCCTCCCGTATGTCGCCAAGATATCAGCGCTGTGGGAGGACCCCAAGACAG GAGAGCTGATGATGAGCCTTTTCTGGTACTACCGACCTGAGCACACACAGGGAGGACGAGATCCGAGCACACACTGTGAG AATGAGATTTTCGCCTCTCGGCATCAGGATGAAAATAGTGTGGCCTGCATAGAAGACAGATGCTACGTCCTCCCACTAGCCCAGTACTGTAG aTTTTGTGCCTTGGTGAAGCGGCGTGCCGAAGGCGCCCCACCCGGCAGCACCAGCGTGGTGCCCTGCCGCCCCGACTT GCCCCCCTCCCACCGCTGTGTGCCCACAGACGTCGACCCCGAGCTGGTGTATCTCTGCCGGCACGTCTACGACTTCCGCTTCGGACGCATCCTGAAGAACCTGCAGTAG
- the LOC129107559 gene encoding uncharacterized protein LOC129107559, producing the protein MAAGMEEGDAHMEELVDHGLGMEETAHGLLRRPSLKEIYHSDSLLAPDTDFMTDERDVYCRPTQVYYCCFLSVSPSLIADMGLMCGGGVKEAHGHRPVDQHHMEGEPACLSGARGGKRSERLCSREERKRRKTSGVMEEGRTIQQRPSDRSSGSTVSHDDRSSAASGLDVGDRLTYLEQRMQMQEDEIQLLKMALADVLKRLNISEEHHAAAASAGSRRSSGAKARPVSLALPSRPPMMTPSAAAALKKTSTLPSSSTARNYSPTPPLSSVRSPPGSVKDSPCKTTKRPTSAASTCRKPPESSSKSREAAATVGTRQVTHCKVTMQIYLSPLARKTGSSEAAKSAADVPANGPAAAPNRPPARGGSKPEAKKSTPSFTLNLQKTTTSQSAPQETSSYKGPLKSPSQYFQICY; encoded by the exons ATGGCAGCGGGCATGGAGGAGGGAGACGCTCACATGGAGGAGCTGGTGGACCACGGTCTGGGGATGGAGGAGACGGCCCACGGCCTGCTGAGGAGGCCCTCGCTGAAGGAGATCTACCACAGCGACTCCCTGCTGGCGCCCGACACTGACTTCATGACAG ATGAACGAGATGTTTACTGTCGGCCCACACAGGTTTATTActgctgtttcctctctgtgtctccatcTCTCATAGCGGACATGGGGCTTATGTGTGGGGGCGGGGTCAAAGAGGCTCA TGGACACCGGCCAGTGGATCAGCATCACATGGAGGGAGAGCCGGCCTGTCTGAGTGGAGccagaggagggaagaggagcgAGAGGTTGTGctcaagagaggagaggaagaggaggaagacgtcTGGAGTGATGGAGGAAGGCCGGACCATCCAGCAGAGACCCTCCGACCGCTCATCAGGGTCCACTGTCTCCCACG ATGACCGAAGCTCGGCGGCCAGCGGCCTGGATGTGGGTGACCGGCTGACCTACCTGGAGCAGAGGATGCAGATGCAGGAAGATGAAATCCAGCTGCTGAAGATGGCTCTGGCTGACGTCCTCAAGAGGCTCAACATCTCTGAGGAGCACCACGCGGCTGCTGCCTCCGCTGGTAGCAGGAGATCATCGGGCGCTAAAG CCAGGCCGGTGTCTCTCGCTCTGCCCTCCAGACCGCCCATGATGACCCCCAGCGCCGCCGCCGCCCTGAAGAAGACCTCCACGCTGCCCTCTAGCTCCACAGCCAGGAACTACAGTCCAACTCCACCGCTCAG TAGCGTGAGGAGCCCACCAGGTAGTGTGAAGGACAGTCCATGCAAGACCACCAAGCGACCCACCTCTGCAGCCTCCACCTGCAGGAAACCTCCAGAAAG CAGCAGCAAGTCGAGGGAGGCTGCAGCTACTGTAG ggACAAGACAGGTGACGCACTGCAAAG TGACTATGCAGATCTATCTGAGCCCGCTGGCAAGAAAGACTGGGTCTTCTGAGGCCGCCAAATCCGCGGCCGACGTGCCTGCCAACGGGCCCGCGGCCGCACCCAACCGACCTCCGGCGAGGGGGGGCAGCAAGCCAGAGGCCAAGAAGTCGACCCCGTCCTTCACCTTAAACCTGCAGAAAACCACGACCAGTCAGAGCGCACCGCAGGAAACATCCAGCTACAAGGGCCCCCTAAAATCCCCCAGCCAGTACTTTCAGATTTGTTACTGA